The following are encoded in a window of Haloarcula halophila genomic DNA:
- a CDS encoding SDR family NAD(P)-dependent oxidoreductase: MNRFENDVAIVTGSTRGIGAGVAERLAEEGARVVVSGRSEDDGQETVESIREAGGTAQFVRADMREPTDIETLVEATVAEFGGLDVLVNNAGVETYTGADEATVDDWSFVVETDFRAFWLAAKHAYEQIEEGAIVNMSSNHSMATTPDIFPYNAVKAGINGMTRAMAVDFGPRVRVNTVAPGWVAVDRTTGDMDEDRRRELEGIHPTGRLGTPEDVAGAVAFAASDDAAFMTGSTITVDGGRTAVLQDDFLPDYREQR; the protein is encoded by the coding sequence ATGAACCGCTTCGAGAACGACGTGGCGATCGTCACGGGGTCGACCAGAGGAATCGGAGCGGGCGTGGCCGAACGCCTCGCCGAGGAGGGCGCACGCGTCGTCGTCTCCGGCCGCTCGGAAGACGACGGTCAGGAAACCGTCGAGTCCATCCGGGAGGCCGGCGGCACCGCCCAGTTCGTCCGGGCAGACATGCGCGAACCCACCGACATCGAGACGCTCGTCGAGGCGACCGTCGCGGAGTTCGGCGGACTCGACGTACTCGTCAACAACGCCGGCGTCGAGACCTACACCGGCGCGGACGAGGCGACCGTCGACGACTGGTCGTTCGTCGTCGAGACGGACTTCCGGGCGTTCTGGCTGGCCGCGAAACACGCCTACGAACAGATCGAGGAGGGCGCAATCGTCAACATGTCCTCGAACCACTCGATGGCGACGACGCCCGACATCTTCCCGTACAACGCCGTCAAGGCGGGGATCAACGGGATGACGCGGGCGATGGCCGTCGACTTCGGGCCGCGAGTCCGTGTCAACACCGTCGCCCCGGGGTGGGTCGCGGTCGACCGGACCACCGGCGACATGGACGAGGACCGCCGCCGGGAACTGGAGGGGATCCACCCCACCGGCCGACTCGGCACGCCCGAGGACGTGGCCGGTGCCGTCGCCTTCGCCGCCAGCGACGACGCCGCGTTCATGACCGGGAGCACGATCACCGTCGACGGCGGGCGGACGGCCGTCCTGCAAGACGACTTCCTGCCGGACTACCGGGAGCAACGATGA